In Bdellovibrionales bacterium, the following proteins share a genomic window:
- a CDS encoding heavy metal translocating P-type ATPase gives MSTDKEENMAQTEAVDGHSGGRAKIRSEQDYKYLDQESYRKKLNMDKDGHQELHLFIEGIHCANCMHRIEALKAAIPDIKELRVNLGDHSALLSISPTGSFSKAVQAIRDLGFVPYPEGQSLGDQKSIESENRKLLMRLGIAGAATANIMLLVISIYAGAEAELANIFHTLSFFLFLPVFFYSAQPFFKNTWVAIKNRRPSIDLPIAIALSLGGGISTWHLARGQGDIYFDSLSSLVFLLLGSRYLLARTHQKYLSPSFWKPFLELNTVRRLNPNSKFAENLAPDELKIGDIVQVFEGEKIPVDGKLIEERGYVNVSILTGETRPQKILRGESCFAGTECSSPSLTFITTAVGHQTRIGQILSKMENEFFSRTPLAALADRAAQIFTVSVLLIGSLFFLSYASIDFHEAVNRTLALVVLACPCALAFATPLAQSLSLQTALRRGYLIKRAESLEKLAKVEEVVFDKTGTLTEGEFELLNWYPSQPRSEILAAICALEAKCDHPIAKAFTQELDSYRNSAPALTDFSEQIGKGISGKFSDGSQLDIFRSNQDLVDQNSENILLNAVDIVWNGEFQATVLFGDRLRGDAAFTLESIKKMGLRFFVLTGDKTAPALLAAQKLRLDPIHILTQQSPEQKNTFIKSRKHVAMVGDGANDAVAMASSYVGIAVKGSMEASLRAADVYLTRSGVSPVLDVLSIARKSMLVVRRNLVLSMIYNLACGTAALMGHVSPLLAAILMPLNSMIVVSSSIIGTSGFRPTGDFVKSESNAGRDERTGHFKEVIA, from the coding sequence ATGTCGACCGATAAGGAAGAAAATATGGCGCAAACGGAGGCCGTCGACGGCCATTCTGGCGGGCGAGCTAAAATCCGATCAGAACAGGATTACAAATACCTGGATCAAGAATCCTACCGCAAAAAATTGAATATGGACAAAGATGGTCACCAAGAGTTGCATTTATTCATTGAGGGTATTCACTGCGCCAATTGTATGCACCGTATTGAAGCCCTTAAAGCCGCAATCCCTGATATTAAGGAGCTGCGCGTTAATTTGGGGGATCACTCGGCCCTTCTGAGCATCAGTCCAACAGGCTCCTTTTCAAAGGCCGTTCAGGCCATTCGAGATCTTGGTTTTGTCCCTTATCCCGAAGGACAGTCTCTTGGTGATCAGAAGAGCATTGAATCAGAAAATCGCAAACTCCTTATGCGGCTGGGAATCGCCGGTGCAGCAACCGCAAATATTATGTTATTAGTTATATCTATTTATGCCGGAGCTGAAGCTGAGCTTGCCAATATTTTTCACACGTTGAGTTTTTTCCTGTTTTTGCCCGTATTTTTCTATAGCGCTCAACCCTTTTTCAAAAACACTTGGGTGGCAATCAAAAATCGTCGCCCTTCCATCGATTTGCCCATCGCCATTGCCCTCAGCTTAGGAGGCGGAATCAGCACCTGGCATTTGGCGCGAGGGCAGGGAGACATTTATTTTGATTCTCTCTCTTCACTTGTTTTTCTCCTTTTGGGCAGTCGCTATCTTCTTGCACGAACCCATCAAAAATACCTGTCACCGTCATTTTGGAAGCCATTTTTGGAACTAAACACAGTTCGACGTTTGAACCCGAATTCAAAGTTCGCTGAAAACTTGGCTCCTGATGAGCTTAAAATTGGAGATATTGTGCAAGTCTTCGAAGGAGAAAAAATTCCTGTCGATGGAAAGCTCATTGAAGAAAGGGGCTATGTGAACGTCTCCATTCTTACGGGAGAGACCCGTCCCCAAAAAATTCTTAGAGGGGAATCATGCTTTGCAGGCACCGAATGTTCAAGCCCCTCATTGACTTTCATCACGACAGCAGTGGGTCATCAAACCCGTATTGGCCAGATTTTATCAAAAATGGAGAATGAATTTTTTTCGCGCACCCCTTTGGCGGCCCTCGCCGATCGAGCCGCTCAAATTTTTACTGTCTCCGTCTTATTGATTGGATCTCTGTTTTTCCTCTCTTACGCTTCGATTGATTTTCATGAGGCCGTTAATCGCACTTTGGCACTTGTCGTACTGGCCTGTCCCTGCGCCCTTGCCTTTGCGACTCCATTGGCCCAAAGCTTGTCTCTTCAAACAGCCTTGCGAAGAGGATATTTGATCAAGCGAGCCGAGAGCCTCGAAAAGCTTGCTAAGGTTGAAGAGGTCGTTTTTGATAAGACGGGAACTCTCACAGAGGGTGAATTTGAACTTCTTAACTGGTACCCTTCCCAGCCGCGCTCAGAAATTCTGGCCGCAATTTGTGCCCTCGAGGCAAAATGCGATCATCCTATCGCCAAAGCTTTTACTCAGGAACTTGACTCCTATCGAAACAGCGCCCCTGCCCTCACCGATTTTAGTGAGCAGATCGGAAAAGGCATTTCGGGAAAATTTTCTGATGGCTCTCAACTAGATATTTTCAGATCCAACCAGGATCTCGTCGATCAAAATTCAGAAAATATTCTTCTTAATGCAGTCGATATTGTCTGGAACGGTGAATTCCAAGCCACCGTCCTTTTCGGAGACCGTTTGAGAGGTGACGCGGCTTTCACTTTAGAATCCATCAAAAAAATGGGACTGCGTTTTTTTGTGTTAACTGGTGACAAAACTGCTCCAGCTCTTCTTGCCGCACAAAAATTAAGACTTGATCCAATTCATATTTTAACCCAGCAATCGCCAGAGCAAAAAAATACTTTCATCAAATCCCGAAAGCACGTTGCCATGGTCGGCGATGGCGCCAACGATGCCGTCGCCATGGCGAGTTCCTATGTCGGAATAGCCGTAAAGGGAAGCATGGAGGCAAGTCTCCGGGCGGCAGACGTTTATCTGACTCGATCCGGCGTTTCTCCAGTTCTCGATGTTCTCAGTATCGCACGCAAGTCTATGCTGGTCGTTCGTCGCAATCTTGTTCTTTCGATGATTTACAATCTGGCCTGTGGAACTGCGGCACTCATGGGCCATGTCAGCCCACTTCTCGCGGCCATTCTGATGCCACTCAATTCTATGATCGTGGTTTCCTCTTCAATCATTGGCACAAGTGGATTTCGTCCCACTGGCGACTTTGTGAAGTCAGAATCAAATGCAGGACGCGACGAAAGAACTGGTCATTTTAAGGAGGTCATCGCATGA
- the ccoS gene encoding cbb3-type cytochrome oxidase assembly protein CcoS — MNLFLFMIGLTFMMVAGFVSAFLWAASSGQFEDLATPAYRILKDDNDELEKNGHKNHTELN, encoded by the coding sequence ATGAATCTCTTTCTTTTTATGATCGGACTTACCTTTATGATGGTGGCGGGATTCGTCAGCGCATTTTTGTGGGCTGCGAGTTCGGGACAATTTGAAGACCTCGCAACCCCAGCTTACAGAATTCTTAAAGATGACAATGATGAACTTGAAAAAAATGGCCACAAAAACCATACTGAATTAAATTAA
- the ccoN gene encoding cytochrome-c oxidase, cbb3-type subunit I, with protein MNSASKSYYDDDIVKMFLFATLGWGVTAFLVGLIAALQISFWQINFGLEWLSFGRLRPLHTNAAIFAFAGNIVFAGIYHSSQRLLRVRLFNDFLSRFHFWGWQFIILSAVITLPLGFSQGKEYAELEWPIDIAIAIVWVVFAVNFFATLFRRKEKHLYVALWFYIATIVTVTVLHVVNSLSIPIGFMKSYTVWAGVQDAMVQWWYGHNAVAFFLTTPFLGLMYYYLPKIANRPVYSYRLSIVHFWGLVFMYIWAGPHHLLNTAMPDWAQTLGMVFSLMIWAPSWGGMINGLLTLRGAWNLLRTEPSMKFLVAAITFYGMSTFEGPLLSIKSVNALAHYSDWIIGHVHSGALGWNGYMAFGIVYYLLPRLYKVPLFSLRLANIHFWLGTLGILFYYLSMVSAGLTQGLMWLALDNDGVLIYPDFVETVNRIKPLYHIRTCGGLFFLIGTFIMLYNIYKTVRNAKTIQKEDIPSSAYYKPDPTLDKGHRRLEGMAAIFTVLTVIAILVGSVISILPTLSMHSYVKPETISKPWTPLEQAGRDIYVSEGCYVCHSQMIRKLSFDVARFGPASTIGESLYDHPFQWGSKRTGPDLARVGGKYPDLWHYNHMIDPRSVIAQSLMPAYLWLEKKTTDFYSLRRKLSVLKTLGVPYDDETVANADKIAAEQAFVVANRLSSQGAPAGLENKQIVALIAYLQALGKKGGEQ; from the coding sequence ATGAATTCAGCAAGCAAATCCTACTATGACGACGACATTGTTAAAATGTTTCTGTTCGCCACCCTCGGCTGGGGTGTGACGGCATTCCTGGTAGGACTCATCGCTGCATTGCAGATCAGCTTTTGGCAAATTAACTTTGGCCTCGAATGGCTTAGCTTTGGACGCCTTCGTCCTTTACACACGAATGCAGCGATTTTTGCCTTTGCCGGAAACATTGTCTTTGCCGGAATTTACCACTCCTCGCAACGGCTCCTCCGTGTCCGCTTGTTCAATGACTTTTTGAGCCGATTTCATTTTTGGGGTTGGCAATTCATTATTTTATCGGCAGTCATCACATTGCCCCTCGGTTTCAGCCAAGGCAAGGAGTATGCCGAACTCGAATGGCCCATTGACATCGCTATCGCCATCGTCTGGGTTGTTTTTGCGGTTAACTTTTTTGCGACCCTCTTTCGTCGAAAAGAAAAACATTTGTATGTCGCACTCTGGTTTTATATCGCGACAATTGTGACTGTGACGGTCCTTCATGTCGTCAATTCTCTCAGCATACCCATCGGCTTCATGAAGAGCTACACCGTTTGGGCGGGAGTGCAAGATGCGATGGTGCAATGGTGGTACGGACACAATGCTGTCGCCTTTTTTCTAACAACTCCCTTTTTGGGACTCATGTATTATTACCTTCCAAAAATAGCAAATCGCCCCGTCTATTCGTATCGCCTCTCAATTGTTCATTTTTGGGGACTCGTTTTTATGTATATCTGGGCGGGCCCCCACCATCTTCTTAACACCGCCATGCCTGATTGGGCTCAGACCCTCGGCATGGTTTTTAGCTTAATGATATGGGCCCCGAGTTGGGGTGGGATGATCAACGGTCTTCTGACTCTTCGCGGGGCCTGGAATTTGCTCAGAACAGAGCCTTCAATGAAGTTCCTCGTCGCTGCGATTACCTTTTACGGCATGTCGACTTTTGAAGGACCACTTCTATCGATTAAATCCGTCAATGCACTTGCTCACTACTCAGATTGGATCATCGGCCATGTTCACAGTGGTGCTCTGGGCTGGAACGGCTATATGGCATTTGGAATTGTCTACTATTTGCTTCCGCGATTGTACAAGGTTCCCCTTTTCAGCCTTCGACTCGCCAACATCCACTTCTGGCTAGGTACGCTTGGAATATTATTCTATTATCTTTCCATGGTCTCCGCCGGCCTGACTCAAGGATTGATGTGGCTCGCCCTCGATAACGATGGAGTTCTCATTTATCCGGATTTTGTTGAGACAGTAAACCGGATAAAACCCCTCTATCACATTCGAACGTGCGGTGGATTGTTTTTTCTCATCGGCACATTCATCATGTTGTACAACATTTACAAAACAGTTCGAAATGCCAAAACAATACAAAAGGAAGACATACCCAGCTCGGCTTATTACAAGCCGGATCCGACCTTAGACAAAGGGCATCGACGACTTGAGGGAATGGCCGCTATATTCACAGTCCTAACCGTGATCGCAATTTTGGTGGGATCCGTTATTTCAATTCTTCCCACTCTCTCCATGCATAGCTACGTAAAACCTGAGACTATCTCCAAACCTTGGACTCCTCTCGAACAGGCAGGAAGAGACATCTACGTGAGCGAAGGATGCTATGTTTGTCATTCTCAGATGATACGTAAACTCAGTTTCGACGTCGCCCGCTTTGGCCCCGCTTCAACCATCGGAGAATCCCTCTACGACCATCCCTTTCAATGGGGTTCCAAGCGAACGGGTCCTGACCTGGCTCGAGTTGGAGGAAAATATCCTGACCTTTGGCACTACAACCATATGATTGACCCGCGTTCCGTTATTGCACAATCACTTATGCCCGCCTACCTCTGGCTGGAGAAAAAGACGACAGACTTTTATAGTTTGCGACGCAAACTATCAGTATTGAAAACTTTGGGAGTTCCTTATGATGACGAAACAGTGGCCAATGCAGATAAAATTGCTGCAGAACAGGCCTTTGTCGTGGCAAACAGACTGTCCTCTCAAGGAGCCCCAGCAGGACTCGAAAATAAGCAAATCGTCGCTCTGATTGCCTATCTCCAAGCCCTCGGAAAGAAAGGTGGTGAGCAGTGA
- a CDS encoding cbb3-type cytochrome c oxidase subunit 3: MKNEVLSRFPHIDWSLCGFLIFVTTFVGVLFWVFRRGSSDHYSQISKFPFGEDQK; this comes from the coding sequence GTGAAAAATGAAGTCCTGAGTCGGTTTCCGCATATCGATTGGAGCCTCTGCGGCTTTCTCATTTTTGTCACAACTTTTGTGGGTGTCCTATTCTGGGTTTTCCGCCGAGGTTCAAGTGATCATTACAGTCAGATCTCAAAATTTCCGTTCGGGGAGGATCAGAAATGA
- a CDS encoding c-type cytochrome, with product MKREEDNSPIEGHNYDGIRELDNPLPRWWLTIFYSTIVFAAIYYYHYEFGSGPSSDQELTRELDSLELKKQKSATDAPQPTAEDFKALLSDPETLKLGAAEFAAKCMACHGEKGQGSIGPNLTDNAWIHGDGSISAISQVIKSGVAEKGMPPWGEMIKPKLILQISAYIRSLNGTNPPGAKAPEGQVYP from the coding sequence ATGAAAAGGGAAGAAGACAATAGCCCCATCGAAGGGCACAATTACGACGGCATTCGCGAGCTTGACAATCCTTTGCCACGCTGGTGGTTGACTATTTTCTATTCTACGATCGTTTTTGCGGCCATCTATTACTACCATTATGAATTCGGATCAGGGCCCTCTTCGGATCAAGAGCTCACAAGAGAGCTAGATTCTCTTGAATTAAAAAAGCAAAAATCGGCCACTGATGCACCACAGCCCACAGCTGAGGATTTTAAAGCACTTCTTTCTGATCCTGAAACGCTGAAATTGGGAGCTGCAGAATTCGCCGCAAAATGCATGGCCTGTCACGGCGAGAAAGGCCAAGGCTCGATTGGTCCCAATCTAACGGACAATGCTTGGATACATGGTGATGGTTCAATTTCTGCAATCAGTCAGGTAATAAAAAGCGGCGTGGCCGAAAAAGGTATGCCGCCTTGGGGAGAAATGATTAAGCCAAAATTGATACTCCAAATTTCGGCCTATATTCGTTCGCTCAATGGGACCAATCCTCCTGGAGCAAAGGCTCCCGAAGGGCAGGTCTATCCCTAG
- the ccoG gene encoding cytochrome c oxidase accessory protein CcoG has translation MNRHPLELPEDSLASLTADGSRSYIYPASVLGRFQRYRQSLHLVLIAFFLVLPWIKIGGHQAVLLNIPDRHFSFFGLTFLAHDAPIFFFIPAIFALCLIFVTAMWGRLWCGWACPQTVFIETIFRRIERWIEGNHLAQRKLNQESLSFTKIWKKSLKWALFLFFTLIITHTFIAYFVGSSELLDIVQGPPSENWSAFVAMAILSAIFLFDFGWFREQFCIIACPYGRFQSVMLDQKTINIFYDEKRGEPRKGKNLPTEQQGDCINCFRCVQVCPTGVDIRRGTPQLECIACTACIDACDEIMDKVGKPKGLIRYTSQASLEGRSKKIFRFIDFIYIGLILLTISGFVLALSWRNPLQLTLLRAKDIPYRSVTLDGGAPGLINHFSLHIVNQSTEKATISWKIAEPWSREGVSVVSQLSDLSLEPFKNQTIHLFIKFPVSLLEKSNAKTILINITRVLDQKEDSFPIETKLLGPSPGSG, from the coding sequence ATGAATCGCCACCCCCTCGAACTGCCTGAAGATAGCCTCGCCTCTCTGACGGCAGATGGATCTAGGTCGTATATTTATCCGGCAAGCGTGCTGGGTCGGTTTCAGCGCTATCGCCAGTCGCTGCATCTTGTATTGATTGCCTTTTTTTTGGTTCTTCCATGGATTAAGATTGGAGGACATCAAGCCGTTCTGCTCAATATCCCTGACCGACACTTTTCATTTTTTGGACTGACATTTCTCGCACACGACGCGCCGATTTTCTTTTTTATTCCAGCTATCTTTGCCCTTTGCCTGATCTTTGTCACGGCAATGTGGGGAAGACTGTGGTGCGGCTGGGCTTGTCCCCAGACTGTTTTTATTGAAACTATTTTTCGACGGATCGAAAGATGGATCGAAGGCAACCATCTGGCTCAACGAAAACTGAATCAAGAGAGTCTCAGCTTCACCAAAATTTGGAAAAAGTCTCTCAAGTGGGCCCTCTTCTTATTTTTTACCCTTATTATCACTCACACTTTTATTGCTTACTTTGTTGGTTCAAGTGAGCTCTTGGATATCGTCCAAGGGCCTCCCTCCGAAAATTGGTCCGCATTTGTGGCTATGGCCATACTTTCTGCCATTTTCCTTTTTGATTTTGGCTGGTTTCGCGAACAATTTTGCATCATTGCCTGTCCCTACGGACGATTTCAATCCGTGATGTTGGACCAAAAAACCATCAATATTTTTTACGATGAAAAAAGAGGCGAACCGCGTAAAGGTAAAAATCTTCCAACCGAACAACAAGGCGACTGCATCAATTGTTTTCGATGCGTGCAAGTTTGTCCGACAGGTGTTGATATTCGACGTGGTACGCCGCAGTTAGAGTGCATTGCCTGCACAGCATGCATCGACGCCTGCGACGAGATCATGGATAAGGTGGGTAAACCCAAGGGCCTCATCCGATACACTTCACAAGCGAGTCTCGAAGGAAGGTCCAAAAAAATCTTTCGGTTTATTGATTTTATTTATATTGGGCTCATCCTATTGACGATTTCTGGTTTTGTCCTCGCACTCTCTTGGCGAAACCCATTGCAGCTGACTCTGTTGAGGGCCAAAGATATTCCATACCGTTCCGTCACCTTGGATGGCGGAGCCCCCGGCCTCATCAATCATTTTAGCCTTCATATCGTCAATCAGAGCACAGAAAAGGCGACCATTAGTTGGAAAATTGCTGAGCCTTGGTCACGGGAAGGAGTGAGTGTTGTTTCGCAACTCAGCGACCTCTCTCTTGAACCCTTCAAAAATCAAACGATACATTTGTTCATCAAATTTCCGGTCAGCCTCCTTGAAAAATCCAATGCCAAAACTATATTGATAAATATCACAAGAGTCCTTGACCAAAAGGAAGACTCTTTTCCTATTGAAACAAAACTACTCGGTCCCTCTCCTGGCTCAGGCTGA
- a CDS encoding sulfatase-like hydrolase/transferase has protein sequence MAESFLLGLRFDLVAIVLSNLPVFVFFSFPSKWQQKTYLKGLTLSYFVVVNLLFISFNLAHIELYQLTGKRSTIAFLKFAGDIQNQAVQVIVYYWYLSFAAVALTYLLYRSFPSFVPSKKYRRVHPIFEYFILASVLALSARGGWQLKPLKSTNAFIFSQDKLGILALNSTFTMIRSKGTRVQRRVESFSKSEQDKYLPTNITWASAPTRENVVLIILESFALEFVGTANGGNGYTPFFDELSTKGVFLKNGFANGRRSIEAIPSLLSGIPSLLPDPFITSDFSSNRIEGLGSVLRREGYTTGFFHGAENGTMYFDSFSQRAGFQHYFGLNEYPHKEDSDGHWGIFDEPYFQYAVREIDKMQEPFASVIFSLSSHQPFSVPKKYAGRFPKGTLEIHESIGYTDFSLRQFFSEAEKRPWFRHTIFVITADHTTKSDQASYGDSLGHFRVPIFFYRPGGKLPFVDIEQVAQHVDIPLSIMQLLGVRPEKWTKFGRSIFSSQPDWVMNRTETGYWYLNKDGLIKTDENGGGAEFYTHQGGRVIGAGNNLEAKKRGRLDLHLRALLQYFFNGMLENKLLVESSGDTVH, from the coding sequence GTGGCGGAGTCGTTTCTGCTAGGTCTAAGGTTTGATTTGGTTGCGATCGTTCTTTCAAACCTTCCGGTTTTTGTTTTTTTTTCCTTTCCGAGCAAATGGCAGCAGAAGACCTACCTAAAGGGTTTGACCCTTTCCTATTTTGTTGTTGTTAATTTGTTGTTTATCTCTTTCAATTTGGCTCATATCGAGCTCTATCAATTGACAGGTAAAAGAAGCACGATTGCATTTCTGAAGTTCGCCGGAGATATCCAGAATCAAGCTGTTCAAGTGATTGTGTATTATTGGTATTTGTCATTTGCGGCCGTTGCATTGACCTATCTGTTATACCGGAGCTTTCCTTCATTCGTTCCATCCAAAAAATATCGAAGGGTTCATCCCATTTTTGAATACTTTATTTTGGCAAGTGTATTGGCCCTATCAGCACGCGGTGGTTGGCAGCTCAAGCCTTTGAAATCGACGAATGCTTTCATTTTTTCTCAGGATAAATTGGGGATCTTAGCACTGAATTCTACGTTTACCATGATACGATCGAAAGGGACTCGGGTCCAACGGCGCGTTGAGAGTTTCTCAAAAAGTGAGCAGGATAAATATCTCCCCACAAATATAACCTGGGCATCCGCTCCGACTCGTGAGAATGTCGTGTTAATTATCCTCGAGAGCTTTGCGCTCGAATTTGTTGGCACGGCCAATGGTGGAAACGGATACACACCTTTTTTTGATGAACTTTCTACGAAGGGAGTATTTTTAAAAAATGGCTTTGCAAATGGACGGAGGTCCATCGAAGCCATACCTAGCTTGCTTTCAGGAATTCCGAGCCTGTTGCCTGATCCCTTTATCACATCCGATTTTTCATCTAATCGCATCGAAGGGCTCGGAAGCGTACTAAGAAGAGAGGGATACACGACAGGTTTTTTTCATGGCGCTGAAAATGGGACAATGTATTTTGATAGTTTCTCTCAGAGAGCTGGCTTTCAGCATTATTTTGGATTGAATGAGTATCCTCACAAGGAGGATTCTGATGGACATTGGGGAATTTTTGATGAGCCCTATTTTCAGTATGCCGTGAGAGAAATTGATAAGATGCAGGAGCCATTTGCTTCGGTTATTTTCTCATTGAGCTCCCACCAGCCATTTAGTGTTCCGAAGAAATATGCGGGGCGTTTCCCAAAGGGAACTTTAGAGATTCACGAGAGCATTGGATATACTGATTTCTCTCTTCGACAATTTTTTAGCGAAGCAGAAAAGCGACCTTGGTTTCGTCATACGATTTTTGTGATCACAGCTGACCACACAACTAAATCGGATCAGGCCTCTTATGGTGATAGTTTAGGACACTTCCGAGTGCCTATCTTCTTTTACCGGCCCGGAGGCAAACTTCCTTTTGTAGATATTGAACAGGTCGCGCAGCATGTAGACATCCCCTTATCTATCATGCAGTTGTTGGGTGTTCGGCCAGAAAAGTGGACGAAATTTGGCCGATCAATTTTCTCCAGCCAACCAGATTGGGTGATGAATCGAACTGAAACGGGATATTGGTATCTAAACAAGGACGGGCTGATTAAGACAGATGAAAATGGCGGCGGAGCTGAGTTTTACACGCATCAAGGGGGACGCGTTATTGGAGCAGGAAATAATTTGGAAGCAAAAAAGAGAGGCCGACTTGATCTCCATTTGCGCGCGCTGCTTCAATATTTTTTTAATGGAATGCTTGAGAACAAGCTCTTGGTTGAGAGTTCAGGTGATACGGTACATTAA
- a CDS encoding class I SAM-dependent methyltransferase: protein MSKSKYLHGYTSQEQARLEDQARLLEPYVYEGVEFRRDTRLLEVGCGIGAQSKILLKRFASIKKLVGVDISEDQLRVARATLAQEILDSRLELHQADARDLAILKGQTFDGAFLCWFLEHVPDPLAVLRELRRYLIPGSEVILSEVNNSSFFVDPYSPAILRYWIEFNDYQWSIKGHPYVGVQMGNLLMQAGYKNIVTEHRSLHFDARQPQDRERFFSYFRDLLLSAAPALINAGRIAPDLVEDVRKEFSAVQGEPYSVLFYSWVRGRAES from the coding sequence GTGTCAAAATCAAAATATCTTCATGGTTACACATCGCAAGAACAAGCTCGACTGGAAGACCAAGCCCGCCTTCTTGAGCCCTATGTTTATGAAGGGGTGGAATTCAGGAGAGACACAAGATTGCTTGAGGTCGGATGCGGAATTGGCGCGCAAAGTAAAATTCTTTTGAAGAGATTTGCTTCGATTAAAAAACTGGTGGGCGTCGATATTTCTGAAGACCAGCTCAGAGTAGCGAGAGCGACCTTGGCCCAGGAGATTCTGGACAGCCGGCTTGAGCTTCATCAGGCCGATGCCCGAGACCTCGCGATTCTAAAGGGACAGACTTTTGATGGAGCTTTTTTATGCTGGTTTTTAGAGCATGTGCCGGACCCTCTCGCTGTACTTCGAGAATTGAGAAGGTATTTGATCCCCGGTTCGGAAGTCATATTGTCGGAAGTGAACAATTCTAGTTTTTTTGTTGACCCTTATAGTCCGGCAATATTGCGATACTGGATCGAGTTCAATGATTATCAGTGGTCGATTAAGGGACATCCCTATGTCGGGGTACAGATGGGAAATCTTTTGATGCAGGCGGGGTATAAAAATATTGTGACAGAACACCGCAGCCTTCATTTTGACGCTCGTCAGCCACAGGATCGCGAGAGGTTTTTCTCTTATTTTCGGGATCTGTTATTAAGTGCGGCTCCCGCTTTGATAAATGCTGGCCGCATTGCTCCCGACCTGGTAGAAGACGTGAGAAAAGAGTTTTCGGCCGTTCAAGGCGAGCCTTACAGCGTGCTGTTTTACTCTTGGGTCAGAGGCAGAGCAGAGTCTTGA
- a CDS encoding transglycosylase SLT domain-containing protein has protein sequence MRELKILPIFALILSTWGCVGPTTPFGAIHRLTTPSQLKFDTAVDPAADPTGMQPPSASKAKIDKQGFYAPAPSPPRIELFPNRQVLHNRRDLKVVIFDPKGIAEGSRWRIYYNGYEVTHQLVPTVNEVESISRKEWTLEFKNLRVRAEKDNHIQFAYFTSPNQPPVIRSWLPPECQMDQIQQIETTEDFTLSANLLDRIDRLSRDFNFNPSLLAGLVAQESAFNPQAISWAKAIGLTQVTPIADLEIARFQPLWPRSASISRFPAGIVKGLINAGKLTARDDWRLNPELSLRGGLTFLNYLADYWANDSVFSQLKENSPFPKQLTTQIILASYQSGASRVKKALLENNQNFLASESLIEARKYVGRVSSYCYHFSNREDLYAKSP, from the coding sequence GTGAGGGAATTGAAAATTTTGCCAATTTTCGCCTTAATTCTAAGTACTTGGGGCTGCGTTGGGCCAACCACTCCTTTTGGAGCAATCCATCGCCTCACGACCCCTTCTCAGTTAAAATTTGATACAGCAGTTGATCCCGCAGCTGATCCAACAGGCATGCAGCCCCCCTCCGCCTCAAAAGCGAAAATAGACAAGCAGGGCTTTTACGCGCCAGCTCCATCACCCCCAAGAATCGAATTATTTCCAAATCGCCAAGTGCTTCATAATCGCAGAGACCTCAAGGTTGTTATTTTTGATCCCAAAGGCATTGCTGAGGGCTCACGCTGGCGAATCTATTACAATGGCTACGAAGTCACCCACCAACTCGTACCGACGGTCAATGAGGTGGAATCCATCTCACGAAAGGAATGGACTCTGGAGTTTAAAAATCTGAGGGTTCGGGCTGAAAAGGACAACCATATTCAATTCGCTTATTTCACAAGCCCAAATCAACCTCCCGTTATTCGGTCTTGGTTGCCTCCCGAATGCCAAATGGATCAGATACAGCAGATTGAAACTACCGAGGATTTTACTCTTTCAGCTAATCTTCTCGATAGAATCGACAGACTCTCTCGCGACTTCAATTTTAATCCCAGTCTTCTTGCGGGCCTCGTCGCACAGGAATCAGCATTCAATCCTCAAGCCATCAGTTGGGCGAAGGCCATCGGACTCACCCAAGTGACTCCTATCGCGGACTTGGAAATCGCACGTTTCCAACCTCTTTGGCCTAGGTCTGCCTCAATCAGCCGCTTTCCAGCCGGAATTGTTAAGGGCCTGATTAACGCTGGAAAACTCACGGCCAGAGATGACTGGCGCCTCAACCCTGAATTATCGCTCCGGGGAGGACTGACATTCCTTAATTATCTTGCCGATTATTGGGCGAACGATTCTGTCTTTTCACAACTCAAGGAGAATTCTCCATTTCCAAAGCAACTTACCACTCAAATTATTCTGGCCTCCTACCAGTCAGGCGCTTCGCGTGTAAAAAAGGCCTTACTCGAAAATAATCAAAATTTTTTGGCTTCAGAGAGTTTAATTGAGGCGCGAAAGTACGTTGGTCGAGTGAGTAGTTACTGTTACCACTTTTCAAATCGAGAGGATCTCTATGCGAAATCGCCCTAA